AGAGGACGGCCACCAGGACGGCCAGGAGACTGCCCCAACCCCACGCCTGCCCCGCTTCCCGGCCTAGTCCCAAAACAAGCGCGTTAGGGTTTTTGCCCCCGGATTCACGATTTCGGCGAATCCGATCTGCCTCGGATTCGCTAGCAGGAGATTTCTTCGCCTCTCGAATCGAATCCGAGCGCCCATTCTTTGCTGCGGAGCCATTCATGCGATGACTTGGCGGCATCAGATTGTCGGGGGGACACACTCCTCCCTGCCAGCGTCGCTGGCTCGCACGGCCAAGGAGCGCTGCGCGCGCTCAGGCGTGTCGAGGTTGTTGTCGTAACCACTGACTGGACTGGATCAAGAACTCGCCCCAGCGGCCGCCCAAGGACAGCAGGCGGTAGACCAGGTAGCGCCCTGTCCGCAGGATCTGAGCGGGGATCCCCATCACCTCGTTGACGAATCGACGGTACTCCATCTTGAGCAGAGCCCGCGACAACGCCGACTCAGGCAAACTCAGACTCAACCACGCCTTGAGATTCCACGCCAGAGTGCCGATGACCATGTAGGCCCAGTTGGCCACTAAGTCGCCCACCGGCATCTGCGTCGCGCGCACCCCGTTCTTCAACTGCTCGATCAGATTCTCCTGATGACAGCGGGCATTGCTCTCGAAGACCACCTCCTCGGTTTTCAGCTCCGACTCGCTGACGTTCGTCACGTAGAAGAAGTAGCGAATCTCGTCCTCCAGCTTCTGCTGGCCCTTCTCGACGTTGATCTGCTTGCGCAAGATCACCATGCGGTACTCCCCGCGAGCCCGCTTCGGCGAATAGGGAATCTCTGCCACATCTTCGCGAAGCAAGCGCAAGTTCTTGTACTCCCGCTCCTGGATCTTCTCCTCCTTGACATTCTTCCGACGCAGCCGCAATCGGGCCCTTGCAGGTTGTGTAGTGCGACGCTCCAGTCGAGTCCAGTCCGCTTCCTCCAACGCGTTTGCCCGAGCAACGAAGCTCGGGTGGGCATCGATACCGAAGACGAACTGGACCCCGTCCGTGGTCCAGCGATCAAAGTGCGACGTCAAAGAGAAGTCTGTGTCTCCTCGCAGCCGAACCTGCTCGAAACCGCTGCACCTCGCCCAGTTCACTGACTTGTCGAGCCACCGGATCGCCCCGCTGTGGGAAGGCTCGTTCGCCGGCCGATTCACGGTGTAGAGCACCTCCTGGCTGTTCGCCAGACTCACCACCAAGGGGCCGTAGCCCCACTGGCGGGTATAGGCGAAGTCCGCACCCTCCTTGCACTCCCCGGTGGTCTCCGCAATCGTCCCATCGACATCGATCCAGGCCAGGGCGCGGCGACGAGGCGGCTGCGCACGCCAGAGGTCGCTTCTAACCTCATTGGCCGCATCCATCAACGTCTCCACATCTTCCGCCGTGAATCGACGCAGAAAGTCGCCCGCCGTCGTGGGGTCTGGAATCCGTCGAGCATCCAGCGCGTTCAGGTAACCCAGATCCTGGCGACGCTGCTCCAGATCCTCTAAGCACTGACCTCCCGCCAGGATGTTGTAGGCCAGGTTCAGCACATGATCGGACTCGTGATACGGCAAGTGCCGTTTGAGCAGATGCAGCCGCTCATCAATGACCTCCGCAAGACCTAGGTGCTGGACCAGCTGGACGATGACGCCCAGGCCTCCCTGGTCAATCGCTGTGACCCGACCAGAGATTTCGTACGAGATCGAGTCCCCCGTATGGCTGGAGAACACCGGCTCGGAGGTCTCTGGCTGCCAGCTTGGGTCGAGCCGCGCCTCCAACTCGGCTTGACGACGTCTGAGGATCTCACTACTATCGAGCTTCATCTGAAGTGCCCTCCTTGGCTGGTTTCATGGTTCTTGGCAAACCGAGAATACCAGCTCTGGCAGGGCATTTCCTCTATCTGGGCTAACTTCTGCGGGAGAGATGCGCTTGATCT
This is a stretch of genomic DNA from bacterium. It encodes these proteins:
- a CDS encoding IS1380 family transposase, whose amino-acid sequence is MKLDSSEILRRRQAELEARLDPSWQPETSEPVFSSHTGDSISYEISGRVTAIDQGGLGVIVQLVQHLGLAEVIDERLHLLKRHLPYHESDHVLNLAYNILAGGQCLEDLEQRRQDLGYLNALDARRIPDPTTAGDFLRRFTAEDVETLMDAANEVRSDLWRAQPPRRRALAWIDVDGTIAETTGECKEGADFAYTRQWGYGPLVVSLANSQEVLYTVNRPANEPSHSGAIRWLDKSVNWARCSGFEQVRLRGDTDFSLTSHFDRWTTDGVQFVFGIDAHPSFVARANALEEADWTRLERRTTQPARARLRLRRKNVKEEKIQEREYKNLRLLREDVAEIPYSPKRARGEYRMVILRKQINVEKGQQKLEDEIRYFFYVTNVSESELKTEEVVFESNARCHQENLIEQLKNGVRATQMPVGDLVANWAYMVIGTLAWNLKAWLSLSLPESALSRALLKMEYRRFVNEVMGIPAQILRTGRYLVYRLLSLGGRWGEFLIQSSQWLRQQPRHA